In Candidatus Methylomirabilis sp., the genomic stretch CGACCCGTCACCCACGAGACCCTCGCGAACCTCATCGGCACCACCCGGGAGACGGTGTCGGTGCAGATGCGCCGGTTCGCCCGAGCCGGCCTGCTGGCCTACAAGGGGCGGACTCTCCTCCTCCGGACAGAGCGGCTTCAGGCGCTTCTCGACTCGCCTCTCCTGACCCGGCGTCGCCGCCGATCGTCGCG encodes the following:
- a CDS encoding helix-turn-helix domain-containing protein; protein product: RPVTHETLANLIGTTRETVSVQMRRFARAGLLAYKGRTLLLRTERLQALLDSPLLTRRRRRSSRRPDSRLV